One window from the genome of Candidatus Didemnitutus sp. encodes:
- a CDS encoding MFS transporter encodes MPQRTHLRWGIIGLIAVATVINYVDRTSLAVMWPSISADTNLSKSDYANIVSAFMVCYALGQAVSGRIFDRVGTRFGFVLSVTVWSIACAGHALARSLATLSLARGVLGFSEAGNWPGATKAVAEWFPRHERALAQGIFNAGASLGAVVSAPLIALLFAHFGWRATFVVVGGLGFLWLAPWLILARSTPDKHPWVSPEERAHILGERPANTPAAAVAVPTAPAASLRSLLEFRATWGVIVSRFFLDPIWWLFVNWLPIYLADRFGFDVKSIGLFAWVPYVGAVIGSLSGGWMSGHLIGRGWSVDQARKRVILLGGVLTLPGFLAGAFAPSPLVAVLAIAVVLCGFQVMINNIQTLPSDFFAGSSVGTVAGVGGMSAVFGVLVFSTWLVPALSRISYVPVFLMGAALVPLGIAAVFGLCGTIRRLDTSTAVSDRT; translated from the coding sequence ATGCCGCAACGCACCCATCTCCGCTGGGGAATCATCGGCCTGATCGCGGTCGCGACCGTGATCAACTACGTCGATCGCACCTCGCTCGCGGTGATGTGGCCGAGCATCTCCGCCGACACCAACCTCTCGAAAAGCGACTACGCGAACATCGTTTCCGCGTTCATGGTCTGCTACGCGCTCGGGCAGGCGGTTTCGGGCCGCATCTTCGACCGCGTCGGCACGCGCTTCGGTTTCGTGCTCTCGGTGACGGTGTGGTCGATCGCCTGCGCCGGACACGCGCTCGCGCGCAGCCTCGCCACGCTCTCGCTCGCCCGCGGCGTGCTCGGCTTCAGCGAGGCGGGCAACTGGCCCGGCGCGACGAAGGCGGTCGCCGAATGGTTCCCGCGCCACGAGCGGGCGCTCGCCCAAGGCATTTTCAACGCCGGCGCGTCGCTCGGTGCGGTCGTCTCTGCGCCGTTGATCGCGCTGCTCTTCGCGCATTTCGGCTGGCGCGCCACGTTTGTCGTCGTGGGCGGCTTGGGGTTTCTCTGGCTCGCGCCGTGGTTGATTCTCGCCCGCTCGACGCCGGACAAGCACCCGTGGGTTTCGCCCGAGGAACGCGCGCACATTCTCGGCGAACGTCCCGCGAACACTCCGGCCGCTGCCGTCGCGGTGCCGACCGCGCCCGCGGCTTCGCTGCGCTCGCTGCTCGAATTTCGCGCGACGTGGGGCGTGATCGTTTCGCGTTTCTTTCTCGATCCGATCTGGTGGCTGTTCGTGAACTGGCTGCCGATCTACTTGGCGGATCGCTTCGGTTTCGATGTGAAGTCGATCGGGCTTTTCGCGTGGGTGCCCTACGTCGGCGCCGTTATCGGCAGCCTCAGTGGCGGCTGGATGTCCGGTCATCTCATCGGTCGCGGCTGGTCCGTCGATCAGGCGCGCAAACGCGTCATCTTGCTCGGCGGCGTGTTGACGCTGCCCGGTTTCCTCGCGGGGGCCTTCGCGCCGTCGCCGCTCGTGGCGGTGCTGGCCATCGCGGTCGTCCTCTGCGGATTCCAAGTCATGATTAACAACATCCAGACGCTCCCGAGCGACTTCTTCGCCGGTTCGTCCGTCGGCACCGTGGCTGGCGTCGGCGGCATGAGCGCGGTGTTCGGCGTGTTGGTTTTCTCGACCTGGCTCGTGCCGGCGCTGAGCCGCATCAGCTACGTCCCCGTTTTCCTCATGGGCGCGGCCCTCGTGCCCTTGGGTATCGCTGCGGTGTTCGGACTGTGCGGCACGATCCGCCGACTCGACACCTCGACTGCTGTTTCTGACCGGACCTGA
- a CDS encoding CPBP family intramembrane metalloprotease, which produces MPETDPAPRGNPPPPPPADPAPAPAAPPPNFEWLPPVIGTVRPPTLAPSALQEPPPLPLQPHPEGSGAPKAIGPWLLTATIATALLVTVVVLHAAHRDPQNSGVAYTIGMLLGALVLYPAVPLGILSLFRRFRNGRSRCIILLSCWALIALALVSNPAHRNVPRRVGNPAVADRTATPAPAAGRPALPASLTVSRPPPAASSRAAFDFSRGSDVRLIKQIENAQESAYHEIVHGYAAACAERPDDALLALERVRFIERFAYAEDLTFASAESDLAEATAYLETAFPAAPSTQLHQLERAYGEAFDEKVDTVWPAVAGWNASDRAQFWLLRAQRAAEGSPEEDRFAANAFEANPTADAALRHARGLLKKSDVTGARTVLLHPILADLPEWQQNQRLKLLLEAGAVAEGIELWERLEKSAPAQVHTTEVAKLLARAGRIDLARQTYARIPTQKWNARTVAQERFAFELEHGTGAEAATAYRALRSAGFEADPFARERMSLLLKHPQAGWHLDEVGSFLALGFLTLLAAMLPLVVLAPVHYWGLWRRARGRVAEWTLSPWGLRAAWFALAAVAIGALAGIWWFQPATVRSWVLEAQARPPVRALAPRELLGPVFVMWSVALSTVALLLLLARKGSLLGPGSWSWGKASGLGCGLALLLKVGLGVYITVLGLKGLGMAEVTPLSTQFFGTAYRTLGPLGFCALVAVFVPIFEEALFRGILLGAFAKHLPFWIANAFQSLVFLALHEEMRVAPFFFALAFVNGELVRRSRGLLPGIVVHIVNNALACIFVMTRGGV; this is translated from the coding sequence ATGCCCGAAACCGATCCCGCGCCCCGCGGCAATCCTCCGCCCCCGCCACCCGCCGATCCCGCGCCCGCACCCGCGGCGCCGCCGCCAAACTTCGAGTGGCTGCCGCCGGTCATCGGCACTGTGCGGCCGCCAACGCTCGCGCCTTCCGCACTCCAAGAGCCGCCGCCGCTGCCGCTGCAGCCACACCCGGAGGGCTCCGGCGCGCCCAAGGCGATCGGCCCGTGGCTTCTCACCGCCACCATCGCGACCGCCCTGCTGGTGACCGTGGTGGTGCTGCATGCCGCTCACCGTGATCCCCAGAACAGCGGCGTGGCCTATACCATCGGAATGTTGCTCGGCGCATTGGTGCTCTATCCCGCGGTGCCTCTCGGCATTCTCTCGCTCTTCCGACGTTTCCGCAACGGAAGGAGCCGGTGCATCATCTTGCTCTCCTGCTGGGCCCTGATCGCGCTGGCGCTCGTCAGCAATCCCGCGCACCGCAACGTCCCGCGGCGGGTCGGCAATCCGGCGGTGGCGGATCGCACCGCCACCCCGGCTCCAGCCGCCGGCCGGCCCGCGCTCCCCGCGAGTCTGACTGTTTCGCGCCCGCCTCCGGCCGCGTCATCCCGCGCCGCCTTCGACTTCTCGCGGGGCAGTGACGTCCGACTCATCAAGCAAATCGAGAACGCACAGGAATCGGCTTATCACGAGATCGTGCACGGCTACGCCGCGGCCTGCGCGGAACGGCCCGACGATGCGCTTCTCGCCCTCGAACGCGTGCGTTTCATCGAGCGCTTCGCCTACGCGGAGGATCTCACGTTCGCCTCCGCCGAATCGGACCTCGCCGAAGCGACAGCATACCTCGAAACCGCTTTCCCCGCGGCGCCCTCCACGCAACTCCACCAGTTGGAGCGGGCATACGGGGAGGCATTCGATGAGAAGGTCGACACCGTGTGGCCCGCCGTCGCGGGGTGGAACGCATCCGACCGCGCGCAATTCTGGCTGCTGCGCGCCCAGCGGGCCGCGGAGGGCTCACCGGAGGAGGACCGATTTGCCGCCAATGCCTTCGAGGCCAACCCGACGGCTGATGCCGCGTTGCGCCATGCGCGCGGTCTCTTGAAGAAATCCGATGTCACGGGGGCGCGGACCGTGCTGCTGCATCCCATCCTCGCCGACCTCCCCGAGTGGCAACAAAACCAGCGCCTGAAACTCTTGCTGGAGGCGGGAGCGGTAGCGGAAGGCATCGAATTGTGGGAGCGCCTGGAAAAATCGGCCCCGGCGCAGGTGCATACCACCGAAGTCGCGAAACTCCTCGCGCGCGCGGGGCGCATCGATCTCGCGCGTCAGACGTATGCGCGCATCCCCACGCAGAAATGGAACGCACGCACCGTCGCGCAGGAGCGCTTTGCCTTCGAACTCGAGCATGGCACCGGAGCGGAAGCGGCGACCGCCTATCGTGCGCTGCGCTCGGCCGGTTTCGAAGCTGATCCGTTCGCACGCGAGCGGATGTCGCTCCTGCTGAAGCATCCGCAGGCCGGCTGGCACCTCGACGAGGTCGGATCGTTTCTCGCGCTGGGATTTCTCACTCTGCTCGCCGCGATGCTACCACTCGTCGTTCTGGCTCCGGTTCACTACTGGGGACTGTGGCGGCGGGCTCGCGGACGTGTCGCCGAGTGGACGCTTTCCCCCTGGGGCCTCCGCGCGGCTTGGTTTGCACTGGCAGCAGTCGCGATCGGCGCGCTCGCCGGAATTTGGTGGTTCCAACCTGCGACGGTGCGGTCGTGGGTGCTCGAGGCACAAGCGCGGCCTCCGGTGCGTGCGCTGGCACCGCGTGAGCTGCTGGGACCAGTATTCGTCATGTGGTCCGTGGCGTTGTCGACAGTGGCGCTGCTGCTGCTGCTCGCGCGCAAAGGTAGCTTGCTCGGCCCGGGGAGTTGGTCCTGGGGCAAGGCCAGCGGGCTCGGCTGCGGACTCGCGCTGCTGCTCAAGGTCGGTCTCGGCGTCTACATCACGGTGTTGGGCCTGAAAGGGCTCGGCATGGCCGAAGTCACGCCATTGAGCACGCAGTTCTTCGGCACGGCGTATCGCACGCTCGGACCACTGGGATTCTGCGCGTTGGTCGCGGTGTTCGTGCCGATTTTCGAGGAAGCGCTCTTTCGCGGCATCTTGCTCGGCGCGTTCGCCAAGCACCTGCCCTTCTGGATCGCGAATGCGTTCCAATCACTCGTGTTCCTCGCGTTGCACGAGGAGATGCGCGTCGCGCCGTTTTTCTTTGCGTTGGCCTTCGTGAACGGAGAGCTGGTGCGACGCTCACGGGGTTTGCTGCCGGGAATCGTCGTGCACATCGTCAACAATGCGCTCGCGTGCATCTTCGTGATGACACGGGGAGGCGTTTAG
- a CDS encoding heparinase II/III family protein — MKLLRSAFVFSAVLAAQLVAFAVGTHPRLLLTPAEVKDIRASLGHAPLFDRAYAEAKERVERALAAPILVPQPKDAAGFTHERHKANYAEMQLAGFLYQITGEARYAAFVKAMLEKYAVLYPTLGNHPAAASSSPGRLFHQSLNECVWLVHTSQAYDCIYDTLTTDERKNFETHIFEPMAHFLADERAHEFDRIHNHGTWAATAVGMAGYVMGDDELVKKALYGSKMDGKTGGWFKQLDELYAPDGYYCEGPYYARYVIMPFYVFAQVIENNQPELKVFARRDSVLRKAVDSLLQLTYLNGEFIPFNDAMKEKTFQSPEIPLAVDWAYIHYGRDPHLLDIAKRQGSVALNAAGLAVAQALVATPQPPAFKYRSVAYGDGPHGADGGVGVLRASSGNSQSLALLKYSAFGMEHGHYDKLSVIYYDQGREILSDYGSARWVNVEQKWGGRYLKENKSYAKQTVAHNALVVDRTTQYGGDYDAAELQHSDAHFFDVSNASFQIVSARDTTAVKGVAMQRTIAMVRDPKLPFPVLVDVLRSTSATEHDYDLPFYYQGHFLSTNVPVKIATTERKPLGKSHGYEHLWLEGEGVATGPVQFTWINGSRYYTVTSSADAKTQLVLTRIGANDPNFNLRNEAAFMLRTRAANHVFASVLEPHGVWDGTKEFTTGGFPTVQSVRVVASTDEGTVVAITGKDGLAWTLMITNRAADAQAEHRIDADGQTYMWTGNAALRRD, encoded by the coding sequence ATGAAGCTCCTGCGCTCCGCCTTCGTTTTCAGCGCCGTGCTCGCGGCGCAGCTTGTCGCCTTCGCCGTCGGCACGCATCCGCGCCTGTTGCTGACACCCGCCGAAGTGAAGGATATCCGCGCGTCGCTGGGCCACGCGCCGCTGTTCGACCGGGCCTACGCCGAGGCGAAGGAGCGCGTCGAGCGCGCGCTCGCGGCGCCGATCCTGGTGCCGCAGCCGAAGGACGCCGCCGGCTTCACCCACGAGCGCCACAAGGCGAACTACGCCGAGATGCAGCTCGCCGGCTTTCTTTACCAGATCACCGGCGAGGCGCGCTATGCGGCTTTCGTGAAGGCGATGCTGGAAAAATATGCCGTGCTCTATCCGACGCTCGGCAACCATCCGGCCGCCGCCAGTTCGTCTCCCGGTCGCCTGTTTCATCAGAGCCTCAACGAGTGCGTCTGGCTCGTGCACACGTCGCAGGCCTACGACTGCATCTACGACACGCTCACGACGGACGAGCGGAAGAATTTCGAGACGCACATCTTCGAACCGATGGCGCATTTCCTCGCCGATGAGCGCGCGCACGAATTCGACCGCATCCACAATCACGGCACATGGGCCGCCACGGCGGTCGGCATGGCCGGCTACGTCATGGGCGACGACGAACTCGTCAAGAAAGCACTCTACGGTTCGAAAATGGACGGTAAGACCGGCGGCTGGTTCAAGCAGCTCGACGAGCTCTACGCGCCCGACGGCTATTACTGCGAAGGACCCTACTACGCGCGCTACGTCATCATGCCGTTCTACGTCTTCGCGCAGGTGATCGAGAACAACCAGCCGGAACTGAAAGTCTTCGCGCGCCGCGACAGCGTGCTGCGCAAGGCGGTGGATTCGCTCCTCCAGCTCACTTACCTCAACGGCGAGTTCATCCCCTTCAATGATGCGATGAAGGAGAAAACCTTCCAGTCGCCGGAGATCCCGCTCGCGGTCGACTGGGCCTACATCCACTACGGCCGCGACCCGCACCTGCTCGACATTGCCAAGCGCCAGGGCTCCGTCGCCCTCAATGCCGCCGGCCTCGCCGTCGCGCAGGCGCTCGTCGCCACGCCGCAGCCGCCCGCTTTTAAGTATCGCAGCGTCGCCTACGGCGACGGTCCGCATGGCGCCGACGGCGGCGTTGGCGTGTTGCGCGCGTCGTCTGGCAACAGCCAGTCGCTTGCGCTGCTGAAGTATTCCGCCTTCGGCATGGAGCACGGCCATTACGACAAGCTCAGCGTCATCTACTACGATCAGGGCCGCGAGATCCTCTCCGATTACGGCTCCGCGCGCTGGGTGAACGTTGAGCAGAAGTGGGGCGGCCGCTATCTGAAGGAAAACAAGTCCTACGCCAAGCAAACCGTCGCGCACAACGCCCTCGTCGTCGACCGCACCACGCAATACGGCGGCGACTACGATGCGGCTGAGCTCCAGCATTCCGACGCGCACTTCTTCGACGTGAGCAACGCGAGTTTCCAGATCGTCAGCGCGCGGGACACCACCGCCGTCAAAGGCGTCGCGATGCAGCGCACGATCGCGATGGTGCGCGATCCGAAGCTCCCCTTCCCGGTGCTCGTCGATGTGCTCCGCTCGACCTCCGCGACCGAGCACGACTACGATCTGCCGTTCTACTATCAGGGCCATTTCCTCTCGACGAACGTCCCGGTGAAAATCGCCACCACCGAGCGCAAGCCGCTCGGCAAATCCCACGGCTACGAGCATCTCTGGCTCGAAGGCGAGGGCGTCGCGACCGGCCCCGTGCAGTTCACCTGGATCAACGGCAGCCGCTACTACACGGTCACGTCGTCCGCCGACGCGAAGACGCAGCTCGTGCTCACGCGCATTGGCGCGAACGATCCGAATTTCAACCTGCGCAACGAAGCGGCCTTCATGCTGCGCACGCGCGCCGCGAATCACGTTTTTGCGAGCGTGCTCGAGCCCCACGGCGTTTGGGACGGCACGAAGGAGTTCACGACGGGCGGTTTTCCGACGGTGCAATCCGTCCGCGTCGTCGCGTCCACCGACGAAGGCACGGTCGTCGCCATCACGGGCAAGGATGGCCTCGCGTGGACGTTGATGATCACCAACCGCGCCGCCGATGCGCAAGCCGAGCATCGCATCGACGCGGACGGCCAAACCTACATGTGGACCGGCAACGCCGCACTCCGCCGCGACTGA
- a CDS encoding TonB-dependent receptor produces MTTNTPQSVKRSTGRSTTGWRLALPVFALLSPLAFAQQAAPARDDSVVTLPTFTVSTDKDVGYRAANSVSATRIDTPIKDLPFAVSAFTEQFINDLGALDLQDVLRYAPSVTSGDKSFVAGNNRFSIRGFDGDVPPQRNGFAGNRNTDSANVARVEVIKGPASLLYGQIVPGGTVNYITKRPTTKRAFFNLKTSIGDQGDYRVVADVNQPITDRIAARVIGSWNQDPKWAVTGDTHTWLVAPSLAFQVTKKLSLVLDYEKLSRREEPPVGMQPNVQIAGFNAAPSASTFVKVSDRSYQQGLFDAGSINLGFLGMPPIDRDFNYQGDHDYKKADYENFNAEMNLQIGDHWVARANYSWNARSVLYKLTGLAQWDVTPTAAYRTSTTSYFDYLHEYLANPSAVLNDPTKTASVLLNRRKRIQTSADGYNTYQVDLSGKYEFAGIKLNPLFGAYRQYSRSGGGMTLSSSSSYGNYSATDNALPFTPWNYFDQSTWDRSANYDEFALPVSSAGGFTRGREDAYYGVLTAKALDDRLIFIGGARYDRYRAGGASGYTYDVNKTTPQFGAGWHITRDSLLFANYSRSFLVDGTTLTIENPNYNPNLPLNTSTNPQSIRTPAAPTRGLGYEFGYKTDFLNGRISGTATWFHLERADRIVTVRQPVVGLNTSGVLSTTEVTFSKQGTVDQSEGVEFEFTLSPRDNWQIYATYTSMDIRTTKVTLPTPRLATDPKVSGDYASYLSGFNEAVRLLLGATPEGSAERLASLWTRYSFTDGSLKGLWIAGGGNYTSQKAQRTANPTLFLPEYTLFDAAIGYSWKRNKQPWDVTLNIKNLTDETYFPANQSRGKPRQFVLSVGTTF; encoded by the coding sequence ATGACCACGAATACACCCCAATCCGTCAAACGTTCTACCGGACGTTCTACCACCGGCTGGCGCCTCGCCCTGCCGGTGTTCGCGTTGTTGTCCCCGCTCGCGTTCGCGCAGCAGGCCGCCCCAGCGCGCGACGACAGCGTCGTCACGCTGCCGACGTTCACCGTGTCGACCGACAAGGACGTCGGTTACCGCGCCGCGAACTCCGTCTCGGCGACGCGCATCGACACGCCGATCAAGGATCTGCCGTTCGCCGTCAGCGCGTTCACCGAGCAATTCATCAACGACCTCGGCGCGCTCGATCTGCAGGACGTGCTCCGTTACGCGCCGTCCGTCACCAGTGGCGACAAGAGCTTCGTCGCGGGCAACAATCGCTTCTCGATCCGTGGCTTCGACGGCGACGTGCCGCCGCAGCGTAACGGCTTTGCCGGCAACCGCAACACCGACAGCGCCAACGTCGCGCGCGTCGAAGTCATCAAGGGCCCGGCCTCGCTCCTCTACGGCCAGATCGTGCCCGGCGGCACCGTGAACTACATCACGAAGCGCCCCACGACCAAGCGTGCGTTCTTCAATTTGAAAACCTCCATCGGCGACCAAGGCGATTATCGCGTCGTCGCCGACGTCAACCAGCCCATCACCGACCGCATCGCCGCGCGCGTCATCGGCTCCTGGAATCAGGACCCGAAGTGGGCCGTCACCGGCGACACCCACACCTGGCTGGTCGCGCCGTCGCTCGCGTTTCAGGTCACGAAGAAACTCTCGCTCGTCCTCGACTACGAGAAACTCAGTCGTCGCGAAGAGCCGCCCGTCGGCATGCAGCCGAACGTGCAGATCGCCGGCTTCAACGCCGCGCCCAGCGCCTCGACCTTCGTGAAGGTCTCCGACCGCAGCTACCAGCAGGGCCTCTTCGACGCCGGCTCGATCAACCTCGGCTTCCTCGGCATGCCGCCGATCGATCGCGATTTCAATTATCAGGGCGACCACGACTACAAGAAAGCCGACTACGAGAACTTCAACGCCGAGATGAATCTCCAGATCGGCGACCACTGGGTCGCGCGCGCCAACTACAGCTGGAACGCCCGCAGCGTCCTCTACAAGCTCACCGGCCTCGCGCAGTGGGACGTCACGCCGACCGCCGCCTATCGCACGTCGACGACTTCGTATTTCGACTACCTCCACGAATACCTCGCGAACCCCAGCGCCGTCCTCAACGACCCGACGAAGACCGCGAGCGTGCTCCTCAACCGCCGCAAGCGCATCCAGACCAGCGCCGACGGTTACAACACCTACCAGGTCGATCTCTCCGGCAAATACGAGTTCGCCGGCATCAAGCTCAACCCGCTCTTCGGCGCCTATCGCCAATACTCGCGCAGCGGCGGCGGCATGACGCTCAGTTCCAGTTCTTCCTACGGCAACTACAGCGCCACCGACAACGCGCTGCCCTTCACGCCGTGGAACTACTTCGACCAATCCACTTGGGATCGCTCCGCCAACTACGACGAGTTCGCGCTCCCCGTCAGCAGCGCCGGCGGTTTCACGCGCGGACGCGAAGACGCCTACTACGGCGTCCTCACGGCGAAGGCGCTCGACGATCGCCTGATCTTCATCGGTGGCGCGCGCTACGACCGCTACCGCGCGGGCGGCGCTTCGGGTTACACCTATGACGTCAACAAGACCACGCCGCAGTTCGGCGCCGGCTGGCACATCACGCGCGACTCGCTGCTCTTCGCCAATTACAGCCGCTCCTTCCTCGTCGACGGCACCACGCTCACGATCGAGAACCCGAACTACAACCCGAACCTCCCGCTCAACACGTCGACCAATCCGCAGTCCATCCGCACGCCCGCCGCCCCGACGCGCGGCCTCGGCTACGAGTTCGGCTACAAGACCGACTTCCTCAACGGCCGCATTTCCGGCACCGCGACGTGGTTCCACCTCGAACGCGCCGACCGCATCGTCACCGTCCGCCAGCCCGTCGTCGGCCTCAACACCAGCGGCGTGCTCTCCACCACCGAAGTCACGTTCAGCAAACAAGGCACCGTCGACCAGAGCGAAGGCGTCGAATTCGAGTTCACCCTCTCGCCGCGCGACAACTGGCAAATCTACGCGACCTACACGTCGATGGACATCCGCACGACGAAGGTCACGCTGCCCACGCCGCGCCTCGCCACCGACCCGAAGGTCTCCGGCGACTACGCGTCCTACCTCTCCGGTTTCAACGAAGCCGTGCGCCTCCTCCTCGGCGCCACGCCCGAAGGCTCCGCCGAGCGCCTCGCCAGCCTCTGGACGCGCTACAGCTTCACCGACGGCTCGCTCAAGGGCCTGTGGATCGCTGGCGGCGGCAACTACACCTCGCAGAAAGCCCAGCGCACCGCCAACCCCACGCTCTTCCTCCCGGAATACACGCTCTTCGACGCCGCCATCGGCTACTCGTGGAAACGCAACAAGCAGCCGTGGGACGTGACGCTCAACATCAAGAACCTCACCGACGAGACCTACTTCCCGGCGAACCAATCCCGCGGCAAACCGCGCCAGTTCGTCCTCAGCGTCGGCACGACGTTCTGA
- a CDS encoding alpha/beta hydrolase, whose protein sequence is MITRPLASLYLLAALIVAFTAPRGVAAAAESRVIPLWPEGVPGALPHAGDEYVQDDRVYNVQVPTLTYFPAPADKAVGTAAIVCPGGGYVRLAVTNEGNGMAKWLNSLGVSVFILKYRLKEYGHPAPLRDMLRAVRLVRSRAAEFGIDPHRIGAFGSSAGGHLVACAGTLYDHPDGKTGAALDAISARPDFLVMQYAVVYTDDATTHRGSREALLGKNPTPQLLDLLSVDRHVTKDTPPAFLVATQEDTSVPLENSIAFYRALRAAGVPAELHLYEKGPHGFGLRAGYGPTSEWPQRAAEWMRSHGWLTPPVGKDPH, encoded by the coding sequence ATGATCACCCGTCCGCTCGCCTCGCTCTACCTGCTCGCCGCGCTCATCGTCGCGTTCACTGCGCCTCGTGGCGTCGCCGCTGCCGCCGAATCTCGCGTCATCCCGCTCTGGCCCGAAGGCGTGCCCGGCGCCTTGCCGCACGCCGGCGACGAATACGTGCAGGACGACCGCGTCTACAACGTCCAGGTCCCCACGCTCACGTATTTTCCCGCGCCCGCCGACAAAGCCGTCGGCACGGCCGCGATCGTCTGCCCCGGCGGCGGCTACGTGCGTCTCGCCGTGACGAACGAAGGCAACGGCATGGCCAAGTGGCTCAACTCGCTCGGCGTCTCCGTCTTCATCCTCAAATACCGGCTCAAGGAATACGGCCATCCCGCGCCGCTGCGCGACATGCTGCGCGCGGTCCGGCTCGTGCGTTCGCGCGCCGCCGAGTTCGGCATCGATCCGCACCGCATCGGCGCGTTCGGCTCGTCGGCTGGCGGCCACCTCGTCGCCTGCGCCGGCACGCTCTACGATCACCCCGACGGCAAGACCGGCGCCGCCCTCGATGCCATCAGCGCGCGCCCCGACTTCCTTGTGATGCAATATGCGGTCGTCTACACCGACGACGCGACGACTCACCGCGGTTCGCGCGAGGCGCTGCTCGGCAAGAACCCGACGCCCCAACTGCTCGACCTTCTCTCCGTCGACCGCCATGTCACGAAGGACACGCCGCCCGCCTTCCTCGTCGCGACGCAGGAGGACACCTCGGTGCCGCTCGAGAACTCGATCGCGTTCTACCGCGCGCTGCGCGCCGCCGGCGTTCCCGCCGAGCTCCACCTCTACGAGAAAGGCCCGCACGGCTTCGGCCTGCGCGCCGGCTACGGCCCCACATCCGAGTGGCCGCAGCGCGCCGCCGAGTGGATGCGCAGTCACGGCTGGCTCACGCCGCCGGTCGGGAAAGATCCTCACTGA
- a CDS encoding cupin domain-containing protein gives MHPPMFVQKEQLFIAFDSIPWEEQGGGVRRKVMAYGDQLMAAYVEFTAGAVGALHRHPHVQITFVKEGAFRVHIGGEERVLRAGDFYYIPSDVLHGATAIEAGVLVDVFSPMRAEFLPKN, from the coding sequence ATGCATCCTCCGATGTTCGTTCAAAAGGAACAGCTCTTCATCGCCTTCGATTCCATCCCTTGGGAGGAGCAGGGCGGGGGAGTGCGACGCAAGGTGATGGCCTACGGCGACCAGCTGATGGCCGCCTATGTCGAGTTCACGGCCGGTGCTGTCGGTGCGCTTCACCGCCATCCGCACGTGCAGATCACGTTCGTGAAAGAGGGTGCGTTTCGCGTGCACATCGGCGGCGAGGAGCGCGTGCTGCGCGCCGGCGATTTCTACTACATCCCGTCCGACGTCCTCCACGGCGCCACCGCGATCGAGGCCGGCGTGCTCGTCGATGTCTTCTCGCCGATGCGCGCCGAATTCCTGCCGAAAAATTAG
- a CDS encoding SDR family oxidoreductase — protein sequence MLELQGKTALVTGGARDIGRATSVRLAQLGATVVVNYRSNREQADETLRLIEAAGGKGVLAQGDIAVAADVARVVETAGQAGNGRIDILVNLAGGLVARKTIADMDEAFWDQVMALNLKSVFLVTKAALPLMPDGATIVNVSSQAARDGGGPGASAYATAKAGVSNFTRAMAKELGARRIRVNCVSPGMIATQFHDTFTKPEVRQRVAGMTPLGREGRADEVAEAIAFLASSRASFVNGESLEINGGIFFA from the coding sequence ATGCTCGAACTCCAAGGCAAAACTGCGCTCGTCACTGGCGGCGCTCGTGACATCGGCCGGGCCACTTCGGTGCGCCTGGCGCAGCTCGGTGCGACGGTCGTCGTGAATTATCGCAGCAATCGCGAGCAAGCCGACGAGACGCTGCGCCTGATCGAGGCCGCCGGTGGCAAAGGCGTGCTCGCCCAAGGCGACATCGCAGTCGCGGCCGACGTGGCGCGCGTGGTGGAAACCGCCGGTCAGGCGGGCAACGGTCGCATCGATATCCTGGTGAATCTCGCGGGCGGGCTCGTCGCGCGGAAGACCATCGCGGACATGGACGAGGCGTTTTGGGACCAGGTGATGGCCCTCAACCTCAAGAGCGTGTTCCTCGTCACCAAGGCCGCGCTGCCGCTGATGCCGGACGGCGCGACGATCGTGAATGTCTCCTCGCAAGCCGCGCGCGACGGCGGCGGTCCCGGCGCGAGCGCCTACGCGACGGCCAAGGCGGGCGTCTCCAACTTCACGCGCGCGATGGCCAAGGAACTCGGCGCGCGCCGCATTCGCGTGAACTGCGTTTCGCCCGGCATGATTGCGACGCAGTTCCACGACACCTTCACCAAGCCCGAAGTGCGGCAGCGCGTCGCGGGCATGACGCCGCTCGGGCGCGAGGGCAGGGCGGACGAGGTCGCCGAAGCGATCGCGTTCCTCGCGTCGAGCCGTGCGTCGTTCGTCAACGGCGAGTCGCTCGAGATCAACGGTGGCATTTTCTTCGCCTGA